A DNA window from Arachis hypogaea cultivar Tifrunner chromosome 18, arahy.Tifrunner.gnm2.J5K5, whole genome shotgun sequence contains the following coding sequences:
- the LOC112770541 gene encoding F-box/kelch-repeat protein At3g23880-like, with amino-acid sequence MTLLIVIMNDAEKNASRGMVLLRRYTATARTPPLTDLPEELIMEILLRLPARTLVSLRSVCRLWRNLISAPDFIRNHVRRSCLRDPSLTSLRIACYNSLPLSDNGVIYDSFGILSVRSIMEKPFEPPKVDYFSGQRYNRIVGSCHGLLCFFYEDGDQNTHGMLWNPCTGFTFQSPEISGQASLCGFGYDHLSDSYKLFGILRKKGPSGLEFSTRIYTFGPTSSWRRIDDIPFGQSGVPTDDPFMPDNMEGVFFGSSRACTINWSVNQQVVVYFDLGKETYGHFSLPDTDSDDYFQRMGTYLCILGNCLSVCYEHLNAQCWFVWQMKEYGDVQSWTKLAIIPFHPQLVNLGSPLQSLYISESGELLAISPSLRIVLYDLKNGSINLPDSINLKENYPNLSQSIGFRMAYIYHESLVSPNGLQSNSSKMLLQKSKFIVS; translated from the coding sequence ATGACGTTACTGATCGTAATTATGAATGACGCGGAGAAGAACGCGTCGAGAGGGATGGTACTGCTCCGTCGTTACACGGCCACCGCAAGAACGCCGCCGCTGACAGACCTTCCGGAGGAGTTGATCATGGAAATCTTGCTGAGGCTTCCGGCAAGGACGCTTGTTTCCCTAAGGAGCGTGTGCAGGTTATGGAGAAACCTAATTTCCGCCCCTGATTTCATCCGCAACCACGTTCGTCGTTCATGCTTACGCGATCCAAGCCTCACTTCGCTACGAATTGCTTGTTACAACAGTTTGCCCCTCAGCGACAATGGTGTCATATACGACAGTTTTGGAATTCTGTCCGTACGGTCAATAATGGAGAAACCTTTTGAACCTCCTAAAGTCGATTACTTCAGTGGACAACGCTACAACAGAATCGTTGGTTCTTGCCATGGATTATTATGCTTTTTTTATGAAGATGGCGACCAGAATACGCATGGCATGTTGTGGAATCCCTGTACCGGATTCACATTCCAGTCACCGGAAATCAGCGGTCAAGCCAGCCTTTGTGGCTTTGGTTACGATCATCTCAGTGACAGCTACAAACTCTTTGGAATTTTAAGGAAGAAAGGGCCTTCTGGTTTGGAATTTAGTACCAGAATTTATACATTTGGACCAACTTCTTCCTGGAGAAGAATTGATGATATCCCATTTGGCCAATCTGGTGTCCCAACTGACGACCCTTTCATGCCTGATAACATGGAAGGGGTATTTTTTGGCAGTAGCCGAGCATGCACTATTAATTGGAGTGTTAATCAACAGGTGGTTGTTTATTTTGATTTGGGTAAAGAGACTTATGGTCATTTTTCTCTGCCTGATACCGATTCAGATGATTATTTTCAGAGGATGGGCACTTATTTATGTATCTTGGGAAACTGTCTTTCTGTTTGTTATGAGCATTTGAACGCACAATGCTGGTTTGTGTGGCAGATGAAGGAATATGGAGATGTTCAATCTTGGACTAAATTGGCAATTATTCCCTTCCATCCCCAACTCGTCAATTTGGGTTCTCCTTTACAATCTCTTTACATCTCGGAAAGTGGTGAACTTTTGGCCATTTCTCCATCTTTAAGAATAGTTTTGTATGATTTAAAGAATGGTAGCATAAATTTACCTGACAGCATAAATTTAAAGGAGAACTATCCTAATCTTTCTCAAAGTATAGGTTTTAGAATGGCTTATATCTACCATGAAAGTTTGGTTTCACCAAATGGTCTTCAAAGCAACTCATCCAAAATGCTGCTGCAAAAATCCAAGTTTATTGTCTCTTAA